Proteins encoded together in one Thermococcus barophilus MP window:
- a CDS encoding adenosylhomocysteinase, with translation MDCTKDYCVKDINLAPEGEKKIDWVSRFMPVLQSIRKDFEKEKPFKGIRIAACLHLEMKTAFLLLTLKAGGAEVSATASNPLSTQDDVVAALARAGVKVYAWKGENTEAYYENMHKALDIKPNILIDDGADMISVVHRERQELIDDIWGASEETTTGVIRLRAMEKDGVLKFPIIAVNDSYTKYLFDNRYGTGQSTWDGIIRTTNLLVAGKNVVVVGYGWCGRGIAIRARGLGATVIVVEVDPIRALEARMDGFLVMPMSKAAEIGDIFITATGDINCIRKEHFEVMKDGVILANAGHFDVEISKPDLEALAVGISKPRPNITEYKLKDGRRLYLLAEGRLVNLAAADGHPAEIMDMSFALQAMAAKYIKDNHEKLENKVYVLPREIDEMVARIKLKAMGIEIEQLTEEQKKYLESWEHGT, from the coding sequence TATGCCCGTCCTCCAGAGCATAAGAAAGGATTTCGAGAAAGAAAAGCCGTTTAAAGGCATCAGGATCGCTGCCTGCCTGCATTTGGAGATGAAAACTGCTTTCCTCCTTCTCACGCTGAAAGCAGGAGGAGCAGAAGTTTCGGCAACTGCAAGCAATCCCCTAAGTACTCAAGATGATGTCGTGGCAGCTTTAGCAAGAGCGGGAGTAAAGGTTTATGCATGGAAAGGAGAGAACACGGAGGCGTATTACGAGAACATGCACAAAGCCCTTGACATAAAGCCCAACATTCTCATAGACGACGGAGCGGACATGATCAGCGTTGTTCACAGAGAGAGGCAGGAGCTCATTGACGATATTTGGGGAGCCAGCGAGGAAACGACAACTGGAGTTATCCGCTTAAGGGCGATGGAAAAAGATGGGGTGCTTAAATTCCCGATCATAGCTGTCAATGATTCATATACAAAGTATTTATTCGACAATCGCTATGGGACTGGTCAGTCCACATGGGACGGCATAATAAGAACTACAAACCTCCTTGTAGCGGGCAAAAACGTCGTTGTCGTCGGTTATGGCTGGTGCGGGAGGGGAATAGCAATAAGAGCAAGAGGATTAGGTGCTACAGTTATAGTGGTTGAAGTTGATCCAATTAGGGCATTGGAAGCAAGGATGGATGGCTTTTTGGTCATGCCTATGAGCAAAGCTGCTGAGATTGGAGACATATTCATAACGGCAACCGGTGATATAAACTGCATCCGCAAGGAGCATTTTGAAGTTATGAAGGACGGAGTAATCTTAGCCAATGCGGGGCATTTTGATGTTGAGATTTCAAAGCCTGACCTTGAGGCATTAGCTGTTGGGATCAGCAAACCAAGGCCCAACATAACTGAATACAAGCTCAAAGATGGGAGAAGATTGTATTTGCTTGCAGAAGGAAGGCTTGTTAATTTAGCGGCAGCAGATGGACATCCAGCTGAGATAATGGACATGAGCTTTGCCCTGCAAGCTATGGCGGCTAAATACATCAAAGATAATCATGAGAAGCTCGAAAATAAGGTCTACGTCCTTCCAAGGGAGATTGATGAAATGGTAGCGAGGATTAAGCTCAAAGCCATGGGCATTGAGATTGAACAGCTGACAGAAGAACAAAAGAAATACTTAGAAAGCTGGGAGCACGGAACTTAG
- a CDS encoding WD40 repeat domain-containing protein translates to MSKVPAFTLMLFLFCIVPMVNAEKIEHLWAYNINDFRVIDISSNDELISVGIGQTINGTWTEGGIVVLSLNGRQMWNYTGDFGYCYTAISNNSYIATGCRDGTIMLFDKNGNLLWKFNAMTKVKRVAISEDGSIVAASSYDGNLYVFSREGLKWKRYLEDKLAGVSISKDNQLIAVGGFSGYVYILSLNGEILGAYLTKMPVFAVDFDKTYVVAGDYNGTVVYLSPNGTLIWKIQLRGSIWDLETFGGKILVGTANGDFSLLSNNGNILWEEHLGNTTKIGVFDVSIFKRYLVGVAVDTENGGGGIYLVDENETILWKFEKADEYFLSVDSNNNQIIVGTSIWDNKRKAWNKSKIYAFGIVENKTKKKTCGVGFILIGVLVAIVLTKKLMRD, encoded by the coding sequence ATGAGTAAAGTACCTGCATTTACATTGATGTTATTTTTGTTTTGTATAGTCCCTATGGTAAATGCAGAGAAGATTGAGCATTTGTGGGCGTATAATATCAATGATTTTCGTGTCATCGACATTTCTTCCAACGACGAGCTTATTTCTGTAGGTATCGGGCAAACTATAAACGGGACTTGGACTGAAGGAGGAATCGTAGTGCTCTCTTTAAATGGCAGACAAATGTGGAACTACACCGGAGATTTTGGTTATTGTTATACGGCAATTTCCAACAATAGCTACATCGCAACAGGATGCAGAGATGGAACGATTATGCTCTTTGATAAAAATGGCAATTTGCTTTGGAAATTTAATGCTATGACAAAAGTTAAGAGAGTGGCAATATCAGAAGATGGGAGCATTGTTGCGGCTTCCAGCTATGATGGAAATCTGTATGTGTTTTCTCGAGAAGGTCTAAAATGGAAACGTTATTTGGAAGACAAACTTGCTGGAGTGTCTATCTCTAAGGATAATCAACTTATAGCTGTTGGTGGATTTAGTGGGTATGTGTATATTCTATCCTTAAATGGTGAGATTTTGGGAGCATATCTAACAAAAATGCCTGTTTTTGCAGTTGATTTTGATAAAACATATGTTGTAGCTGGAGATTACAACGGAACAGTTGTTTATCTATCACCAAATGGAACATTAATCTGGAAGATCCAGCTTCGTGGTTCAATATGGGATTTAGAAACATTTGGTGGGAAGATACTTGTAGGAACTGCTAATGGTGATTTCTCTCTGCTTTCCAATAATGGAAATATTCTCTGGGAGGAACATCTCGGCAACACAACTAAGATAGGTGTTTTTGATGTTTCAATATTTAAGAGGTATTTAGTTGGAGTGGCAGTGGATACTGAAAATGGTGGTGGGGGTATATATTTGGTAGATGAAAATGAAACAATACTTTGGAAGTTTGAAAAAGCCGATGAATACTTTTTATCAGTTGATTCGAATAACAACCAGATTATTGTTGGTACCAGCATCTGGGACAATAAGAGAAAGGCGTGGAATAAATCAAAAATCTATGCCTTTGGCATTGTGGAAAATAAAACAAAAAAGAAAACATGTGGCGTTGGATTTATTTTAATTGGAGTGCTTGTTGCTATCGTTTTAACGAAAAAATTGATGAGGGATTAA
- a CDS encoding nucleotidyltransferase domain-containing protein, with the protein MSIKPNWQSALNKFLKDWKDKDFVEAALLTGNHAVGVQTKYSDVDVYIVLSDKVDWRKRGIVIDGVLIEYLANPVS; encoded by the coding sequence ATGAGCATCAAACCTAACTGGCAATCTGCTTTGAACAAATTCCTCAAGGATTGGAAAGACAAAGACTTTGTCGAAGCGGCTTTACTCACCGGTAATCATGCTGTTGGAGTGCAGACCAAATATTCTGATGTAGATGTTTACATCGTGCTTTCTGATAAAGTTGACTGGCGTAAGAGAGGAATTGTCATAGATGGCGTTTTGATTGAATACCTTGCAAACCCGGTCAGCTGA
- a CDS encoding peptidase, with the protein MEEKINEILELLPFIDNNSEKMKIISTLLRISHGDQQLLSLGFDTVEAIGDDLTRIQSLLSLATAVKDADVGLYKGLLQMAINETKKLANPKEKAMALSDIAVEVVTFDETLVLKLVEEILTLIFKIELKEDKVAAVMYFLRDLLKSEDIEGAIKVAKKISDPYYRAIAFSEIGKALAEAGIQLYLSVFSQALKSASEIENFVMREMTFGEIISKLAEAGKVDESLNLIEKLRVKEAQIQVLESVILRLISAGNLTKALNLMMLIDDRKKKLKLRALSVSALIKAGHYEEALKIVESLKDQIHKDLALSEMSIALAEKGEFERALQVVGHIRDGYYRGRAFSVIGLELFNRGRDGYQVLFEKAIEEAKTIKNQRLRSQLFVDIALRLATVNLRNQLLDFLNRKIQNAEESAKGGNLERAAREYKEGLELSEIARLKEYSEHFRNRIYEIRRKLVEGIEVS; encoded by the coding sequence ATGGAGGAGAAAATTAATGAAATCTTGGAGTTGCTACCATTCATTGATAACAACAGTGAGAAAATGAAAATAATAAGCACTCTTTTAAGGATTTCTCACGGAGATCAACAGTTGTTATCTTTAGGATTCGACACTGTTGAAGCAATTGGGGATGATTTAACGAGAATTCAATCGCTCCTGAGCTTAGCTACTGCGGTTAAAGATGCAGATGTGGGTCTCTACAAAGGGCTCCTTCAAATGGCGATAAATGAAACAAAGAAGCTTGCCAACCCTAAAGAAAAGGCGATGGCACTATCTGATATAGCTGTGGAGGTTGTCACATTTGATGAAACACTTGTCCTTAAGCTCGTTGAAGAGATATTAACTTTGATCTTTAAAATAGAACTCAAAGAAGACAAAGTTGCAGCAGTAATGTACTTTCTGAGGGATTTGCTTAAGAGTGAAGACATTGAAGGGGCAATTAAAGTTGCAAAGAAAATTTCAGATCCCTATTATAGGGCAATAGCATTTAGCGAGATAGGGAAAGCCCTCGCAGAAGCTGGTATTCAACTATATCTGTCGGTATTCTCTCAGGCATTAAAAAGTGCTTCAGAGATAGAGAACTTCGTCATGAGAGAGATGACGTTTGGAGAAATAATTTCAAAGCTTGCAGAAGCTGGAAAAGTTGATGAAAGTTTAAATCTTATAGAGAAGTTGAGGGTAAAAGAAGCTCAGATTCAGGTTCTTGAATCAGTTATTTTGAGGCTTATAAGCGCCGGAAATCTGACCAAAGCTCTAAACCTCATGATGCTGATTGACGACAGAAAAAAGAAACTTAAGCTTCGAGCGTTGAGCGTTAGTGCACTCATAAAAGCTGGTCACTATGAGGAGGCGTTAAAAATCGTTGAAAGCCTTAAAGATCAAATCCATAAAGATTTAGCTTTAAGCGAAATGAGCATAGCGTTGGCGGAGAAAGGTGAATTTGAAAGGGCATTGCAAGTCGTTGGACATATCCGGGATGGCTATTATAGGGGGAGGGCATTTTCTGTAATCGGCTTGGAGCTCTTCAACAGGGGAAGGGATGGATATCAAGTGTTGTTTGAAAAGGCAATAGAAGAGGCAAAAACCATTAAAAATCAGCGGCTACGCTCCCAGCTTTTCGTTGATATAGCACTCAGATTGGCAACGGTGAACCTCAGAAATCAGCTCTTGGACTTTCTCAATAGAAAGATCCAAAATGCGGAAGAAAGCGCCAAAGGGGGGAATTTGGAGAGAGCTGCGAGAGAGTACAAAGAAGGTCTTGAGCTTTCTGAAATAGCCAGGCTTAAAGAATACTCAGAACACTTCAGGAACAGAATTTATGAAATCCGGAGAAAACTTGTTGAGGGAATTGAAGTCAGCTGA
- a CDS encoding alpha/beta hydrolase, with protein MIYKAKFGTPERGWIVLVHGLGEHSGRYEKLINMLVDEGFAVYTFDWPGHGKSEGKRGHATVEQAMKIIDEIIEEIGEKPFLFGHSLGGLTVIRYAQTRPDRIKGIIASSPALEKSPKTPSFMVLLAKVLGSIVPTLTLSNGIDPNLLSRNKEAVRKYVEDKLVHDKISAALGKSIFENMEKAHEDAEKVKVPILILIGTEDVITPPEGARKLFENLTVEDKMLKEFKGAYHEIFEDPEWGDEFYMTIIEWLRIHS; from the coding sequence ATGATATACAAGGCCAAATTTGGAACTCCTGAAAGGGGATGGATTGTTCTTGTTCACGGTCTTGGGGAACACAGCGGCAGATATGAGAAGCTGATAAACATGCTTGTGGATGAGGGATTTGCCGTCTATACCTTCGACTGGCCCGGACATGGGAAAAGCGAAGGGAAGAGAGGACACGCAACAGTTGAACAGGCTATGAAAATAATTGACGAAATTATCGAGGAAATCGGAGAGAAGCCATTTCTCTTTGGACACAGCTTAGGTGGATTAACGGTCATCAGATATGCACAAACACGACCAGATAGGATTAAAGGGATCATAGCTTCTTCACCAGCCTTGGAAAAAAGCCCCAAGACTCCGAGCTTTATGGTACTCTTAGCAAAGGTACTGGGAAGCATTGTTCCCACTCTAACTTTAAGCAACGGAATTGATCCAAATCTATTGTCTCGAAACAAAGAGGCTGTTAGAAAATATGTTGAAGACAAACTCGTGCATGACAAAATTTCAGCAGCTTTGGGGAAGAGTATTTTTGAAAATATGGAAAAAGCACACGAAGATGCTGAGAAGGTCAAAGTCCCCATACTAATCCTAATAGGCACGGAAGATGTCATAACACCACCAGAAGGGGCGAGAAAGCTGTTTGAAAACTTGACAGTTGAAGATAAAATGCTCAAAGAGTTCAAAGGGGCATACCATGAGATTTTTGAAGATCCGGAGTGGGGAGATGAGTTTTATATGACAATAATTGAATGGTTGAGAATCCACTCTTAA
- a CDS encoding DUF5700 domain-containing putative Zn-dependent protease: MLIDTFPTFLKHWDGTEESWLRYIQEYPELLEKIKWDYERYKMDWREYLKLLTKRNTDELKLAYENLLKVLPEVESEIRARFDIKDYNIVIYVGLENGAGWVTEFMGKPSILFGLEAIAELKWYDRLKGLIAHEFGHLVHWILRGEDIEKLEDEQIMWLYTEGFAQRIEDLITGRPWEVESEGWFEWCEEHEKLLKEEFLRRVKKGEALNPFFGSWYQLFGKQFLGYYLGYKFILKLEEKFSLEEIAKLEKEKIKGEILKFLED, translated from the coding sequence ATGCTCATTGACACTTTTCCAACTTTCCTTAAGCATTGGGATGGCACTGAAGAAAGCTGGCTACGGTATATTCAAGAGTATCCGGAGCTTCTTGAGAAAATTAAGTGGGACTATGAGCGCTATAAGATGGACTGGAGGGAATATCTAAAGCTCCTCACCAAGAGAAATACCGATGAGCTTAAGCTTGCATATGAGAATCTGCTGAAAGTTCTCCCGGAGGTAGAGAGTGAGATTAGGGCACGCTTTGACATCAAAGACTACAACATTGTAATCTATGTTGGTCTTGAGAACGGAGCCGGATGGGTAACCGAATTCATGGGAAAGCCCTCAATTCTTTTCGGCCTTGAAGCTATAGCAGAACTTAAATGGTACGACAGGCTTAAGGGGCTGATTGCCCATGAGTTTGGACACTTGGTTCACTGGATTTTACGAGGAGAGGACATAGAAAAGCTTGAAGATGAGCAGATAATGTGGCTCTACACGGAAGGATTCGCCCAGAGGATTGAAGATTTAATTACTGGCAGACCTTGGGAGGTCGAGAGTGAAGGCTGGTTTGAATGGTGCGAAGAACATGAAAAGCTCCTTAAAGAAGAGTTCTTGAGGAGGGTTAAAAAGGGAGAAGCTTTGAATCCATTTTTCGGCTCATGGTATCAGCTCTTTGGAAAACAGTTTTTGGGCTACTATCTTGGCTATAAGTTTATCCTAAAGCTTGAAGAAAAGTTTTCACTTGAAGAAATAGCAAAACTTGAAAAGGAGAAAATTAAAGGAGAAATCCTAAAGTTTTTGGAAGATTAG
- a CDS encoding adenylosuccinate synthetase → MPSVIVVGGQWGDEGKGSVIAYLALHDKPDIIARGGVGTNAGHSVFINEKKYAVRQLPTGFMNREARLLVGAGVLVDPEVFFHELEHLKDFDVARRVGIDYRCSIIEPHHKEMDRKNGYLHGKIGTTGSGCGPANADRALRKARQAKDIKELEPYLTDVAQEVNDALDEGKLVLVEGTQGFGLSLYFGTYPYVTSKDTSASAIASDVGIGPTRVDDVIVVFKSFPTRVGAGPFPTEMPMEEAEKMGLVEYGTVTGRRRRVGWFDFEFARYSAKINGATMLAITMLDKYDKEAFGVTDYDKLPMRAKEFIEEIEDKVGVPVGLIRTGPELEHIIDLRENI, encoded by the coding sequence ATGCCAAGTGTTATTGTTGTTGGTGGACAATGGGGAGATGAGGGAAAAGGTTCTGTAATTGCCTATCTCGCTCTGCATGACAAACCAGATATCATTGCACGCGGAGGCGTGGGAACAAACGCAGGACACAGCGTTTTTATAAACGAAAAAAAATACGCAGTTAGACAGCTGCCCACAGGTTTTATGAACAGGGAAGCAAGACTTTTGGTTGGAGCTGGAGTTTTAGTTGACCCAGAGGTTTTCTTCCATGAGCTTGAGCATCTTAAAGATTTTGATGTTGCCAGGAGGGTTGGCATAGATTACAGGTGTTCAATAATTGAGCCACACCACAAGGAGATGGACAGGAAAAACGGTTATTTGCATGGGAAGATAGGCACAACAGGAAGTGGGTGCGGTCCGGCAAACGCTGACAGAGCTTTAAGGAAGGCAAGACAAGCTAAAGACATCAAAGAGCTTGAGCCTTATTTGACAGATGTTGCACAGGAAGTTAATGATGCCTTGGATGAAGGAAAGCTTGTTCTGGTTGAAGGCACACAGGGCTTTGGGCTGAGCTTGTATTTTGGCACGTATCCTTATGTAACCTCAAAAGACACTTCGGCTTCAGCAATAGCAAGTGACGTTGGAATTGGGCCGACAAGGGTTGATGATGTCATAGTGGTCTTCAAAAGCTTTCCAACGAGAGTAGGGGCTGGACCGTTCCCAACGGAGATGCCAATGGAAGAGGCAGAGAAAATGGGGTTGGTTGAATATGGCACAGTGACAGGAAGAAGGAGAAGAGTTGGTTGGTTTGACTTTGAATTTGCACGCTATTCTGCAAAGATTAACGGCGCTACGATGCTTGCAATAACGATGCTTGACAAATATGACAAAGAAGCCTTTGGCGTAACAGATTATGATAAGCTACCCATGAGGGCTAAGGAGTTCATAGAGGAGATTGAAGACAAAGTTGGCGTTCCAGTTGGCTTGATACGGACGGGTCCAGAGCTTGAGCACATAATTGACCTGAGGGAGAACATCTAA
- a CDS encoding DUF4932 domain-containing protein, which translates to MVVNVKRASLILCFLLLISQTPLIKAEEQPQVVVEVNPNLELFAVVYILAFNGSDDFITAPQDYVRNVLTYFAPYKGHVAVKSMQQMFPKDLPNYIKDENIWNWASSLAVRDYLGDQGNLPDFYAELSDFARESNFMEFYNAHREEYERALTPIEDIFKELNFIEELENRSGEKYAEYRVELSYSLLIHLHSRQTVTKAYMIGSIPRIYLENLRYTGLPNVQAIINYTFRAFFIHEFAHAFLDSDRLGISSEYRFIYQKILEELPLMAYERDFSTSGAYLNENLVEAFTHYYLGEHYNDIIAEYSILKDATIGYILVGDLAKAFQENISFEQIPEVVGKLVTKDNLSRYFNSKMPVNGFWATNKIYKDKKVIIVYGTQNPDERGNEYDKESALMLADWLRSVGISVEVKSDKELTNEDLKSNLIVIGGPAANELTKNLTKELVVRFSFNDEWRLVKNFTAVENPISFIFSNGSIRMAKLNTPISQEYPLGVVQTLRNPWNKEKFMIVIAGVDRYCTRKMLRYFNYNSSYLIKGRTFFEEGFYFQAG; encoded by the coding sequence ATGGTGGTAAATGTGAAGAGAGCTTCATTAATTTTGTGCTTTCTCTTGCTCATCTCTCAAACACCTCTTATCAAAGCCGAAGAGCAGCCCCAGGTTGTGGTAGAAGTCAATCCAAACCTAGAACTGTTCGCTGTGGTTTACATTTTAGCCTTTAATGGGAGTGATGACTTCATAACCGCCCCTCAGGATTATGTTAGGAATGTTTTGACTTACTTTGCACCTTATAAAGGTCATGTAGCAGTGAAATCGATGCAACAAATGTTTCCCAAAGACCTCCCTAATTATATCAAAGATGAAAACATCTGGAACTGGGCAAGCAGTTTGGCTGTTAGAGATTATCTTGGAGATCAGGGGAACTTGCCAGATTTTTATGCTGAGCTTTCAGACTTTGCCAGGGAGAGTAACTTCATGGAGTTCTACAACGCTCACAGAGAGGAATATGAGAGAGCACTTACTCCAATTGAGGATATTTTCAAAGAGTTGAATTTTATTGAGGAGCTTGAGAATCGTTCTGGAGAGAAATATGCCGAATACCGAGTTGAACTTTCATATTCCCTACTCATTCACCTTCACTCACGTCAAACGGTGACCAAAGCATACATGATTGGATCTATACCGAGGATTTATCTGGAAAATCTGCGATATACTGGCTTGCCAAATGTTCAAGCAATCATCAATTACACGTTTAGAGCATTCTTCATCCACGAGTTTGCCCACGCTTTTCTGGATTCTGATAGGCTTGGCATATCATCAGAGTACCGCTTCATATATCAAAAAATCTTGGAAGAGCTTCCCCTAATGGCATATGAGCGGGATTTTTCCACAAGTGGAGCATATCTAAACGAAAACTTGGTTGAGGCTTTCACCCATTATTATCTTGGGGAACACTACAACGATATCATCGCAGAATACTCTATCCTAAAAGATGCAACTATCGGCTATATTCTTGTTGGGGATTTGGCTAAAGCATTTCAAGAGAACATCTCTTTTGAACAGATACCGGAAGTTGTGGGAAAGCTGGTAACGAAAGATAACCTAAGCAGATACTTTAATTCAAAAATGCCTGTAAATGGGTTTTGGGCAACAAATAAAATTTACAAAGATAAGAAGGTCATCATAGTTTACGGAACGCAGAATCCTGATGAGAGGGGAAATGAATACGATAAAGAGTCTGCACTAATGCTTGCTGATTGGTTGAGAAGTGTTGGAATATCGGTTGAAGTTAAGAGTGATAAAGAACTCACAAATGAAGATTTGAAGAGTAATTTAATAGTAATCGGAGGGCCTGCAGCAAATGAATTAACTAAGAACCTAACCAAAGAGCTCGTAGTGAGATTTTCTTTTAACGATGAGTGGAGACTTGTAAAAAACTTTACAGCTGTTGAAAATCCAATTTCGTTCATCTTTTCAAACGGCAGTATTAGAATGGCTAAGCTGAATACTCCGATCTCTCAAGAATATCCTTTAGGAGTTGTTCAGACCTTAAGAAACCCATGGAACAAGGAAAAGTTCATGATTGTAATTGCTGGCGTTGATAGGTACTGCACAAGAAAAATGCTCCGATATTTTAACTACAACAGCAGCTATCTGATCAAAGGGAGAACTTTTTTCGAAGAGGGATTTTATTTCCAAGCTGGATGA
- a CDS encoding SDR family oxidoreductase codes for MIKNKLIVVTGGAGFIGSHIAEELSEDNEVVVIDNLYSGKVENVPENVKFIQADIRDYESIAEIISQADYVFHEAALVSVVESVEKPILTEEINVLGTLNILKALSEGHGKLIFASSAAVYGDNQNLPLKEDEKPKPLSPYGVTKVSGEYYCRVFYELYGVPTVTLRYFNVFGERQGYNQYAGVISIFINRALKNEPLIIFGDGKQTRDFIYVKDVVKANILVAEKEKANGEVFNVARGERTTILELAMKIIDATNSSSSIIFDKPRPGDIKHSQADISKIKKLGFKPDYSLKEGLLRTIEWYRGQKA; via the coding sequence ATGATAAAAAACAAGCTCATTGTGGTTACTGGTGGGGCTGGTTTCATAGGCTCACACATTGCCGAAGAGCTCAGCGAAGACAACGAAGTTGTTGTTATTGACAACCTCTATTCTGGAAAAGTTGAGAATGTACCAGAAAACGTAAAATTCATCCAAGCCGATATCAGGGACTATGAAAGCATAGCCGAGATAATAAGCCAAGCTGATTACGTATTTCATGAGGCAGCACTCGTGAGTGTTGTCGAAAGCGTAGAGAAGCCAATTTTAACCGAAGAAATTAATGTTCTGGGAACGCTGAACATCTTGAAAGCTTTAAGCGAAGGACATGGCAAACTTATCTTTGCCTCATCTGCCGCTGTATATGGCGACAATCAAAATCTGCCTCTGAAAGAGGACGAGAAGCCCAAACCCTTATCGCCCTATGGAGTAACAAAAGTCTCTGGAGAATATTATTGCAGAGTCTTTTACGAGCTCTATGGAGTCCCAACAGTGACTTTGAGGTATTTCAACGTCTTTGGTGAAAGACAGGGATACAACCAGTATGCCGGAGTTATAAGCATCTTCATCAACCGTGCTTTGAAAAATGAGCCGCTGATAATTTTTGGAGACGGAAAGCAGACGAGAGACTTCATTTATGTTAAAGATGTCGTTAAGGCAAACATTTTAGTTGCAGAAAAGGAGAAAGCAAACGGAGAAGTGTTCAATGTTGCTCGCGGTGAGAGAACGACAATCCTTGAGCTGGCTATGAAGATCATTGATGCAACAAATTCATCAAGCTCAATAATTTTTGATAAGCCGAGACCCGGCGATATAAAACACAGCCAAGCTGATATAAGTAAAATAAAGAAGCTTGGATTCAAACCAGATTACTCTCTTAAGGAAGGACTTTTGAGGACGATTGAGTGGTACAGGGGGCAAAAAGCATGA
- the pfdA gene encoding prefoldin subunit alpha: MAQNQEQLERLAYEYQLLQAQAQLLAQNLELLTLGMNEFRAVKETLEELKKVEEEKPEILVPVGAGSFLKGMIVDKEHAIISVGSGYAVEKSLEDAVAYLDARIKEYEDAIKRTQEALQQIQEKLQDLAQKAQKIQQEQAMGFKVPKK, encoded by the coding sequence ATGGCGCAGAATCAAGAGCAGCTTGAAAGGTTGGCTTATGAGTATCAGCTCTTACAGGCTCAGGCTCAACTTTTAGCTCAGAATTTAGAACTCCTAACTCTTGGAATGAACGAGTTTAGAGCAGTAAAGGAAACCCTTGAAGAGCTTAAAAAGGTTGAAGAAGAGAAACCTGAGATACTTGTTCCAGTAGGGGCAGGCTCATTTCTCAAGGGCATGATAGTCGATAAGGAGCATGCAATCATCAGCGTAGGGTCAGGCTATGCAGTTGAGAAAAGCTTAGAGGATGCAGTTGCTTACTTGGATGCAAGAATCAAGGAATATGAAGATGCTATAAAGAGAACTCAAGAGGCATTGCAACAAATACAAGAAAAGCTCCAAGATTTGGCACAGAAAGCTCAAAAGATACAGCAGGAGCAGGCAATGGGGTTCAAGGTTCCTAAAAAGTAA
- the rpl18a gene encoding 50S ribosomal protein L18Ae, giving the protein MEVKVYRVKGIFERNGKKQKFTKEYRAVKPEDVVELVYSEIGSKHRVKRTKIWIEKIEEIKPEEAENPVVRRLSLELA; this is encoded by the coding sequence ATGGAGGTTAAGGTTTATCGCGTTAAGGGGATTTTTGAAAGGAACGGAAAGAAGCAGAAGTTCACTAAGGAGTACAGGGCAGTGAAGCCGGAAGACGTTGTTGAGCTCGTTTATTCAGAAATCGGAAGCAAGCACAGGGTAAAGAGAACAAAAATATGGATTGAGAAAATTGAGGAAATAAAACCCGAGGAAGCCGAAAACCCAGTGGTTAGGAGGCTCAGCTTGGAACTTGCTTAA
- a CDS encoding translation initiation factor IF-6 has protein sequence MHIERLDFENSPYLGVFGVATDKVLLVREGLQEKKLNVLREVLKVPIIETSIMKSRIVGIFAAGNSNAIVVPYYIWDTELERINAALREYDLDIRIEPFLSKLTALGNLILANDKAALVSAKFTREEAKQLEDILGVEVERGIIAEFHAVGSVGVVTNKGGLVHPETTEEELEWLRDLFKVDIYLGTANQGVPFVGSCMLANSFGVVVGHLTTGPEIVKIEEALGFLG, from the coding sequence ATGCACATAGAAAGACTTGACTTTGAAAATTCCCCGTATCTGGGTGTGTTTGGTGTCGCTACCGATAAAGTACTCCTGGTTAGAGAGGGCCTTCAAGAAAAGAAACTCAATGTTTTGAGGGAGGTTCTAAAAGTCCCAATTATCGAAACGAGCATTATGAAATCCAGGATAGTTGGTATCTTTGCTGCTGGAAACTCGAATGCAATTGTTGTGCCCTACTACATTTGGGACACTGAGCTTGAGAGAATAAATGCCGCCTTAAGGGAATACGACCTCGATATTAGAATTGAACCCTTCCTGAGCAAGCTGACCGCCTTGGGTAACTTAATTTTAGCCAACGACAAAGCAGCTCTCGTGAGTGCGAAGTTCACAAGGGAGGAAGCAAAGCAACTTGAGGATATCTTAGGAGTGGAAGTGGAGAGAGGTATTATAGCTGAGTTCCACGCTGTTGGAAGCGTCGGCGTTGTTACAAATAAAGGTGGTTTAGTCCACCCTGAAACAACTGAAGAAGAACTTGAATGGCTGAGAGATCTGTTTAAAGTGGATATTTATCTTGGCACAGCAAATCAGGGTGTTCCGTTTGTCGGCTCATGCATGTTAGCCAATTCCTTTGGGGTTGTTGTTGGACATCTCACCACTGGTCCTGAGATTGTTAAGATTGAGGAAGCACTGGGCTTTTTGGGGTGA